The Lytechinus pictus isolate F3 Inbred chromosome 10, Lp3.0, whole genome shotgun sequence genome includes a window with the following:
- the LOC129269405 gene encoding uncharacterized protein LOC129269405 isoform X3, which translates to MTCLTALDRLAGEHFNLLFSLSTCGYSAGMILFPFLAEELLMTYGWRDVFLILGGFMLNGIPCALAIQITQETFKIRDKEELQRRDQVDYDTSLAGSNGCYPDEATEKGFVDAVTDTDLLLTPSAGHDTVDVGVDQTLPNDEASPTRYLDYIASFPGKVTSWFRHMGFYDDPFSLFIFLSIAMLFFVYNGWHDFLVPHALQRGISERNTIILTFVAAVGNFSVRLIIASLTHNSVDPISIFLVLSIMDMVSLACDVCLPYYYVMLVTSPCSAAAIAGRAIMGIIIIRNRVSSEKLPMALGVNNVVEAFGFFLGGYLSGLVADKFSTYNASFILLASIDALAFIFMMFPKVLKKPEVSSDVKN; encoded by the exons ATGACCTGCCTGACTGCACTTGATAGACTTGCTGGGGAGCACTTCAACCTCTTGTTTAGCCTTTCGACTTGCGGATACTCGGCGGGTATGATTCTATTCCCTTTCCTGGCTGAGGAATTGTTGATGACCTACGGCTGGCGAGACGTTTTTCTCATCTTGGGAGGATTCATGTTAAATGGAATTCCATGCGCTCTGGCCATTCAGATAACTCAGGAAACATTCAAGATAAGAGATAAAGAGGAGTTGCAAAGACGAGACCAAGTCGATTATGATACTTCTTTGGCCGGAAGTAATGGTTGCTATCCTGATGAAGCAACGGAGAAGGGTTTTGTTGATGCCGTCACTGACACTGATCTGTTATTGACTCCTTCAGCAGGCCATGATACTGTGGACGTCGGTGTGGACCAGACCTTGCCAAATGATGAAGCATCTCCTACAAGATACTTGGATTATATAGCCAGTTTCCCAGGAAAGGTTACATCCTGGTTTCGACACATGGGATTTTACGACGACCCATtttccctcttcatttttctttcaattgcTATGTTGTTTTTCGTGTATAATGGATGGCATGATTTTCTAGTACCACACGCTCTCCAAAGAGGAATCTCTGAACGAAATACGATCATCTTAACCTTCGTCGCCGCTGTTGGGAACTTCTCTGTACGGCTCATCATCGCTTCCCTAACTCACAACTCTGTTGACCCAATCAGCATTTTCCTCGTTTTATCCATCATGGACATGGTGTCGTTGGCGTGTGATGTATGCTTACCTTATTATTATGTCATGTTGGTGACGTCACCTTGTTCAGCTGCCGCCATTGCTGGAAGAGCTATTATGGGAATCATCATCATAAGGAATCGCGTCTCCTCTGAAAAACTTCCTATGGCTTTAGGTGTGAACAACGTCGTAGAAGCTTTTGGATTTTTCCTTGGTGGATACCTATCAG GGTTGGTGGCAGACAAATTTTCAACGTACAATGCATCATTCATACTACTCGCCTCTATTGATGCATTGGCCTTCATTTTCATGATGTTTCCTAAAGTGCTAAAGAAACCTGAAGTCAGTTCAGACGTGAAGAATTGA